Sequence from the Streptomyces peucetius genome:
GTACGACGCGGGCCCGCAGCGCCTGGGGGTCGTCGACCCGGTCGCGGAAGAAGTCGTCCGGGTCGGCGCCGGCGGCGAAGTCGCCGGCGAGGAGAACGCCGTGGGCGGGCAGTGCTTCCGGCAGTTCGGCGGAGAGCGCGGGCAGGCCGGCGATTTCCGCCAGGACCGCGGCGAAGCGGCGTCCCGCGGGGGCGGCTCCGGCGCCCTCGGTCCAGATCAGGGGCAGGCTGTCGGCGAGGTCCGCGGCCAGTGTCTTGGCCGGGTTGCTGTACGTGGCAACTGCGGGGCCGCAGCGCTCGGCGGTGCTGTCGAGGCGGTCGGCGACCTTGGCCAGTGTCTCCGGCGGGGCGTCGAGCAGCCCGACGCGGTCGAGGAGCACCAGCAGCGGGGTGAACAGCGCCCACAGCGCACCGGGGGCGGCTGCCTGGGCCTCCTCGTACGCCTCCTCGTACGGCGCGGTGGCCATGGGCACGACCAGGCCGTGGACGCCGTCGACCGCCTCGGCGAGGGGCGAGCGCCGCGGTGCGACGGCGACGACGGTGCAACCGCGCCGGTACGCCTGCTCGGCGAGCACGGCGAGGCCCGGTTCGCTGCCGTCGGTGGTCACGAGGAGCAGCAGGTCGACCGAGCCTGCCCAGCCGGGCAGGGCCCAGCGCAGGGCTCCGGCCGCGTGAGCGACGCCGGTGGGACGGAGCGGGATGACGGGCGCGGAGGCGCCGGCGAGGGCGCCGACCAGGTCCGCGACGCCGAGAGCGGCGGTGCCGGGGCCGGCGACGAGAACGGCCCGCGGCCGTCCCTCGGGGCTGAGTCCGGCGATACCGGCTTCGTCGGCGTGCCTGGCCGCCGCGCGTACACGGGCCCCGGCCTCGGCCGCGCCGCGCAACAGGCCTCGGCGGTCGGCACGGGCCAGGGCGTCCGGGGCGTCGAGGAGCGACTCGTCGAGCATGGGGGTGGGCCTCCGATCGCCGAACCCGGGCGGGGGTGTGGTGCGGTTGTCAGGGGACGCGGTCGTGCCGGTCACGATCGGCCGGGGAGACGCGCGCCGGATGCTTCGTCCGTCGCACGGCTCTCCCGCCGTCCCGCCTCACGCCGGGCGGCGTGCCTCGTCGACGAGCAGGACGGGGATGCCGTCCCTGACCGGGTAGGCGAGGCCGCAGCCCTTGCCGGTGCAGATCAGCTCGGGCGTGTCGGCTGCCGTGCGGTCGTCGAGCGGGGCGTGGCAGGCCGGGCAGGCGAGGATCTCCAGGAGGCCGGCTTCGAGCGGCATAACAGCGGTGTCCCTTCGGGCATGCCGCAGGCCGACGGAGCGATGGCGATCGCGTCGGACATACGGTCACGGTCTGGCGGATCAGGCTTCGTCAGCCTACCGCCGGGGGGCGGGATGCGGCTCGTTCTGGTGCGGCGTGGACCTGCGGCGCCGAACGGCGCGCGGTGCGGCGCGGACGGGGCCCGGGCAGCCCCGCCCGGTGCGCGGACGGGGCCGCCCAGCACCGCGGGGCGCGTTACGGGGGCACGGACACGCGTACGGGCGGGGAGGTGGTCCGCCCCGCCCGGTACGTCGGGCTCAGGCCCGTACGAGCGCCAGTACCTCGTCGCGGATCTTCGCCATGGTGGCCTCGTCGCGCGCCTCCACGTTCAGTCGCAGCAGCGGCTCCGTGTTCGAGGCGCGCAGGTTGAACCACCAGTCGGCGGCCGTCACCGTCAGCCCGTCGAGCTCGTCGGCCTCCACGCCCTCGCGGGTGGCGAACGCGGCCTTCACCGCCGCCGCGCTGCCCGCCTGGTCCGCGACCTTGGAGTTGATCTCGCCGGAGGCCGCGTACCGGTCGTACTGCGCGACCAGGTCGGACAGGGTGCCCTCCTGGGAGCCCAGCGCCGCAAGGACGTGGAGGGCGGCGAGCATGCCCGTGTCGGCGTTCCAGAAGTCGCGGAAGTAGTAGTGCGCCGAGTGCTCACCGCCGAAGATCGCGCCGGTGCGGGCCATCTCCTCCTTGATGAAGGAGTGCCCGACCCGGGTGCGCACCGGGGTGCCGCCGTTCTCGCGGACGACCTCCGGGACCGACCACGAGGTGATCAGGTTGTGGATGACCGTGCCGCCGGAGTGCTTGGCGAGTTCGCGGGAGGCCACGAGGGCGGTGATCGCCGAGGGGGAGACGCCTTCGCCCCGCTCGTCCACGACGAAGCAGCGGTCCGCGTCGCCGTCGAAGGCCAGGCCCAGGTCGGCCCCCTCGGCACGCACACGGGCCTGCAGGTCGACGATGTTGGCCGGGTCGAGCGGGTTGGCCTCGTGGTTGGGGAAGGTGCCGTCCAGCTCGAAGTACATCGGGACGAGGGTCAGCGGCAGGGACTCGAACACGGTGGGGACCGTGTGCCCGCCCATACCGTTGCCCGCGTCGACGACGACCTTCAGGCGCCGCATGCCGGACAGGTCGACGAGGGAGAGCAGATGGGCCGCGTAGTCGGTGAGCGTGTCGCGCTCGGTCACGCTGCCCGGCGTCGCCGCCGGGGCGGGCGCGCCCTGCTCGGACCAGGTCTCGACGAGCTCGCGGATCTCCGCAAGGCCGGTGTCCTGGCCGACGGGCGCCGCGCCTGCCCGGCACATCTTGATGCCGTTGTACTGCGCCGGGTTGTGCGAGGCCGTGAACATGGCCCCCGGCAGCCCGAGGTGTCCCGAGGCGAAGTACAGCTGGTCCGTCGAGCACAGCCCGATGAGGGTGACGTCGGCGCCACGTGCCGCGGCGCCACGAGCGAACGCGCCCGACAGGCCGGGCGAGGACGGCCGCATGTCGTGGCCGACCACGACCGCGTCCGCGGCGGTCACCTCGACGAAGGCCGCACCGAACAGTTCCGCGAGCGACTCGTCCCACTGATCCGGCACCACCCCGCGGACGTCGTACGCCTTCACGATCTGCGACAGATCAGCAGCCACGGCCCAACCCTTCTGAAGTCCATGTGGTCACCACAAACTACCCGCACGGCGGCGCCCCGGGGGAGGCACCCTGCCTGTGACGTCCCACGCCCGAGCGAGCCGAGGGCAGAGCCAGTGGACCGTGTCCGGGAGCCGGGGAACGGAGGTCAGAAGCGTGAACGGAGGTCAGGAGCGTGGGGGACGGCAGTTCAGGAGTCGGGGGACCGCAGCACCCGCAGATGGCCGCGGCGCGCGACCTCCATCGGGTCCGCGGAGCGCCGGCCGCCCGGGCCGCCCGCTTCCGCCGTACGCCCCTGGGGCCGTGCCGCCTCGCGCACCGCGTTCGCCAGCGCTTCGAGGTCGTCGCCGCTGGGGCGGGCGGGGGCCGAGCCGTCGGTGAGCCGTACGACCTCCCAGCCGCGCGGCGCCGTCAGCCGCTCGCTGTGTTCGGCACACAGGTCATAGCAGTGGGGCTCGGCGTAGGTGGCGAGCGGACCGAGGACCGCAGTCGAGTCGGCATAGACGTACGTCAGTGTCGCGACGGCAGGGCGGCCGCACGCGGTGCGCGAACAGCGACGTACAGGGCTCACGACGTTGGACGGTACCGCACTCTTGAGCGGGCTGCGACGACTCTCCACCCGGTCACTCCCCCGTGTCGTCGTGTGACATCGGACATATCGGCAGTTCGAGCAACTGGCCTGACCTGCAGGGAAAGAGAACCACACGGGCGACGGCCACACGCCGTGCGGTCATGAGTTGGAGTCAATCAGGTCAATCGCGTCGAGAACGCCGATCGCGAGAGCCGTTGAATCGAGCCCAACGTTGGCCGGAATGTTCAATTAGCGACATACCTCCGGCCGGCGACCGCGGGTCGATCGCCGTCGGCCCCGGAGAGCTACCCTGCGTCAGTGATGGACAGTCCTGTACCCCCCCGACCGGCAGAGCCGAGGCCCCGCCGCCGTGACCGGCACGGACGAGGTATGCGCGGGCCGGTGGCCCCGCCTCAGGTACCGCTCTCGGCCAGCCGCGCCGAGACCTTCCGTGACCTGGTCCAGGACTCGGTGGAGCGGCTGGAGCGGCGCTGGCCACAGCTGGCGGACGTGGACTTCATGGTGCTGGAGGTGCCTGTTACGCCGGACGAGTCGGTGCCTCTGGGCAGCGCCGTCCCCGCCGCCAAGGACCGGCCCGCGCGGATCATGATTTATCGCCGGCCCGTCGAGATTCGGACAAAGAGCCGCGACGAACGAGCACTCCTCGTTCACGAAGTGGTCGTCGAGCAGGTCGCGGAGCTGCTCGGGCTGGCTCCGGAATCGGTCGATCCGCGGTACGGGCAGGACTGACGCACAGCGCGTGGCGGCCCTGGCCGACCCCCCGGACGCGTCCCGCCCGCCGTCCGGTACCGGCCGGCCCGGTCGTCCGGCACCCGTCGGTCTCAGCCGTCCAGAGCCCGTCGGCCCTCCGTCGTCCCGTACCCGCCGACCCTCAGTCGTCCAGCACCGAGAGGTCCTGCTCCGCCTCCGGCACCGCGACCGTTCCCCGGTCGTCCGGGAGCGTCTGCACCGTGAACATCGGGATGCCGTCCTCCGGGATCTCCAGCATCCGCGACGCGTGGACGGGCCCGCCCGACACCGTCTCCACCGTGAGCGCGTACGAGCCCTTGAGGCCGGCCGGTACGGGCGCGGGGACCGCGGTCGTCGTGCCGGCCTTCACGGTGTACTCCTTGACGACCGGGGTGCCGCCCTCCGTGCCCGCCGACGCGGTCACCTTCACCTTCGCGTCCTTGCCCGCTGCCGTCAGTGACAGCCGGGTCCCCTTGGCCCGGTTGTCGGCGACCGTGGCGCGCTCGCCCACCGGGGCGGCGGCCGGGAGGAAGGCGATCTCCTTCTCGTCGCCCTTGCCGCGCGTCACGCGCAGGGCGGCCACCACGGGAGTGGCCGTGCCGCCCTCCGCGGGGCTGAGGATCAGCGACCCCGCCTCGCCCCGGGTGACGTCCTTCAGATCGACACTCGCCGTCATTCCGGACTTGACGTGCAGCGTCTCGTGACCGGCCGGGGTGATGGTGCCGGTGGCGCCCGCCAGCTGAAGCTTCAGCTCCGCGTCGTCGTCCCCGGGGGCGAAGGCCACGAGCTGGACCGAGGTCGCGTCGGCCGGGATGCCCGGGAGGACGGTGGTGCCTGACGGGTCGGCCGAGGCCGTGAGCCAGTCGCTGCCCGTGTTCTCCTCGACGGACCGTACGACGGCGCCGACCCGGCCCGTCCGAGTGGTGACGTGCACGGTCACGTCCTCGGCCGGGTCCCCCGTCAGCGTCGACAGCAGAACCGGGAGGCCGGCTCCGCCGGGGACGGGGATGCCCTCGGCCACGGTGCTCTTGAGGACGCCGTCCTTGCCGTAGAGCTCGACGTCGACGACGGCGGTGGCCTCGTCCGGGTTGGTCAGGTGCACGTAGTCCTGGCGCTTGTCGGCCAGTGAGGCACCGGGGAACCAGAAGTCGGTGTCCGGAGCGGTGCAGCTGACACCGAGGAGGCCGCGGCCGCTGCCCGCGGACACCATCGTGGTCTGCTGCGTCGTCCAGCCGGGGGCGAGGCTGCCGGTGGCCGTGCCGACGAGCGCCGGGGCCTGCCCGCCGCTCTCCTCGGCCGAAACGGGCTTGCCGGGCTCCTTGAGCGCCAGGAAGGGCTTGTCGGACGCGGGCTTCTTCGCGTCGTCCTCGTCCTTCCCCTTCTCGTCCTTGGCCTTCTCGTCCTTGGCCTTGTCCTTGTCGGCCAGCGCGGCCGCGGACAGCCGGAGTTCGGCCGAGTCCTCATCGGTGCCTTCGTCGACGGACCCCTGGCCCGCGCCGCTCTTCGCGGCAGGCGTGAAGGACGTGTACTGCGTCTCTGCCAGGTCCGAGTTGCTCGGCGCCGGGCACAGCAGGCTCGAACGCTCGACGGGCAGGCGTACCGGGGCCTCGGCCGCCGGCGCGCCCTCACCGTCGGGGGCCGTGAGCGATGCGAAGCCGGTGACCGCGGCAAGGGCCGTGGTGACCGCGATCAGGGAGATGGTCGTGCGCTTCACTCTGACTCGCCTCGCGTCGTGCCGGGGGCTTGCGCCGGGGGTTCTGGGTACGGGCCACCGTTCGGGTCGCCGTAGTAGGGGTCGTACTGCCCCTCCTGCGGATACTGGCCGTCCTGCTGCTGGTACTGGCCGTCGCCGTAGGCCCCTGCCTGGTACGGCTGCTGGTACTGGCCGTCGCCGTACTGCTGTCCGTCGGCGTACTGCTGTCCGTCGGCGTACTGCTGTCCCTCGGGGTAGCCCTGGCCGTCGCCGTACTGGTACCAGTCCTGCCGGCCGTACGAGGTCCCGTAGCCGGCGTCGGTGTACGTCTGCGCGTCCCACTCGCCCTGCTGCTGCGGCACGGTCGTCGCATACGGCGCCGGCTGCTCCGCCTCCTGCGGGCCCGGCACCGGCTCCGGCTGGACGGGCTCGTTCACGGGGCCTTCCGCCTCCGTGGCGGCCTCGGACTCCGCCTGGGCCCGCAGCCTGCGCGCCCGGCGGCCCTCGCCCGACACCGGCTGGTCCGGTACCGCGACCGGCTCGTCCGGGAGATCGTCGTCGATCTCCCGGCGCCGCCCGGGGAGAGCGAGCACCACCAGCACCAGTGCGAGGAACGCCTGGATCCAGATCCAGGCCGTGTGAGTGGCCGGGGCCTCGTGCGTCAGCTCGAGGCGGCCGCCCTCTGCGGGCAGCTCGAAGCCCTGGGCCCAGCCGTCGACCGTGGTCTTCTTGAGCGGCTGCCCGTCGAGCGTGGCCTGCCAGCCCTCGTCCGCGCGGTCCGCGATGCGCAGGATGCGGCCGGAGCCGCCCACGGGGATCTCGGCGCGGGCCTCCACGGCGTCGGAGGCCACCGGCAGCGGTTCCTCCTTGCCGCTCACGATCGTGGCGCGGGCGACCTGTCGGTCCACCCGCCACAGTGCGCTGCCGTCGAGCTGGCTGAGCCGGCTCAGACCGGGCGTGGCGTCGAGGACGTTACGGGTTTCGCGGGGGGCGCCGTCGCGCACCAGTACGTAGCGGATCGCATAGCCGCTGAGCTGGCTGGTCTGGTCCGCGCCGGAGCCCGCGACGAGGTTGGCGACGATCTTGTCGAGGCGGCTGTCGCTGTCGGCCGCCTCAGTGAGTTCCGCGTCGCCGAGGCGGCTGCCGGAGCCGCGTACGAGGGTGTACGAGACCTTGGCCGACGACGTGCCGCCGAGCACCAGGGTGCGCGGCTGGTCCTGCGTGTCGCTCTCCTCGGCGACGAACGCGGGTACCTGGACCGGGTCGCGCCGCTCGAGCGGGCCGCCCGCGCCGCTGACCATCCAGTTGACCGCGGCAATGGCGGGAGCCAGGCCGGCGGCCAGCGCGACCAGGGCGGCGACCGGTTGCCGCCAGCCGAAGCTCTGGGCGGCGACGCGGCTGCGGCCACCCTCGGCGCCGAGCACGGCGGCCGCGAGCAGTGCGATGCCGTAGACAAGGGTCGCGGGTCCCGCCCAGCCGGTGCCGCCGTCACCGGAGCCGTTGACGAGGGCGGCGAGGACCAGGCCGACGAGCGCGACCGCCCAGGCGCTGCGGATGGCGAACTGCCGCTCCTCGCGCAGCAGGGCGCCCAGCGCGGCGAGGACGATGCCGATCATCAGGATGCCGCCGACCGTTCCGGGCCCGCCGGGGCTGATGCCGAGGAGGTCGACGGCGCTCGCCGCGCCGCCGTCGTAGTCGACCCCGGCCTCACGGAAGAAGGCGGTGGGGTCGGTCAGCAGGGAGAGCGACCAGGGGGCGAGGACGAGCACGGGGGTGCCGACGGCCGCGACGAAACGCAGCCCGTAGGCGGTGATGTCACCGCGTCGCAGGACCAGGACGGCGATGCCGAGGATCACGGCGATCGGCCACACGACGGGCGTGAAGGCCATGGCGAAGGTGAGCAGCAGTGCGTATGCCCAGGTGGCCCGCCAGCTGCCGCGGCCGCCGCCCTGCAGGCGCAGCCCGTGGGCGGCGACGGCCGCCCGGGCGATGAGCGGCAGCACGACGGCGAGGACGGCGGTGCCCAGGCGTCCGGTGGCCAGCGCGCCGGTGGCGGCGGGCAGGAAGGCGTAGGCGACGCTCGCCCAGGCCCGCAGCAGCCGGGACTCGACGATGGGGCGGGAGGCGAAGTACGCGGTGAGGCCGGCGAGCGGGACCGAGCAGACGAGCAGCACGGTCAGTGCGAGACCGGTGGAGCCGAGGAACAGCGCGGAGAGCACCGCGAGGACGGCGAGGTAGGGCGGCGCCGTCTGGGTGCCGCCGGTGCCGATGGGGTGCCAGCCGTCCGCGTACCGGCCCCACAGGTCGGAGATGTCCGCGGGGGCGGGCAGCAGTGCGCCGCCGGCCAGTGCGCCGCCCGCGAAGAGTCCGCGGCAGGCCACGAGGGAGACGACGAGCAGCACGGCGAAGAGGAGCGGGCCCGGCTTGCGGGCGATCTTCTTCAGCCTGGCGAACTGTTCGATCTCCAGGAAGTCGGCGTCGTCGCCGCCGGGTCCGGACTCCGCGGCGCCGTGGCGGGAACCGCCGGAGTCCGCGTCCGAGCCCCCGAAGTTGGAGACGACCTGCTCGATCGTGGCACGGACCGTCGCGCCGGGCGGCGGGAACAGGGGCCGCAGTTCACCGGACTCGACCGACCGACCGGAGCGTCTGCGGCGCCCGGCCAGGATGCGCTCGGGGCGCAGCAGGACGCCGAAGAGGCCCATCACCTCGTCGACGGCCTGACCGGGCACCTTGCCGACCAGATAGGCGAGGGTGCGCAGCAGGGTGCCGAAGACGATGCGCAGCAGGACGTACGGCAGTGCGATGCCACGGGTGTTGGTGAGCAGTGTGTAGACCGCGCCCGCCTTGTCGACGCGGTGCGGGCTGGCGACGGACCGGCCGGCGCAGTCGACGGTGCGGCGCTCGCGGGCGGCGGCCTCCGCGTGCCGCAGCACGGCGTCGGGGGCGATCAGGACGCGGTGACCGGCCGAGTGGGCGCGCCAGCACAGGTCGACGTCGTCGCGCATGAGCGGCAGCCGCCGGTCGAAGCCGCCCAGTTCCTCGAAGACGTCCCGGCGGATGAGCATTCCGGCGGAGGACACGGACAGGACGGAGCGGACCTGGTCGTGCTGGCCCTGGTCCTGTTCACGGCGGTCGAGGCCGGTCCAGCGGCGTCCGCTGTTGGCGATGGAGACACCGGTCTCGAGGAGCTGTCTGCGGTCGTACCAGCCACGCAGTTTGGGGCCGACGATCGCGGCGTATGCGTCGGAGTCGGCGACGCGCAGCAGTTCGGCGAGGGCGTCGGGCTCGGGCGCGCAGTCGTCGTGGAGCAGCCACAGCCACTGGACGGGTTCGCCGTGCGGAAGCTCCGGCATGTCGTACGCGTCGTCGCGCCAGGTCCTGCTGACCGGGTCCCAGCCGCTGGGCCGCTTCAGATACGGCAGGTCCTCGGTGGTGAGTACGCCGACGGTGCGGACGGCCTCCTCGACGGCGGTGCCGAAGCCGGTGCGGCGGGCGAGATGCAGTACGCGGTCGGCGCCGAGGGCGTCGGTGAGCAGCCCGGCGGACTCGTCGGCGCTGCCGGTGTCGGCCGCGACGACGTTCTGCACGGGGCGTTCCTGGCTGGTCAGTCCGGCGAGGGCGTCGGGGAGCCAGCGCGCACCGTCGTGGGAGACGAGCACGGCGGTGACGACGTGCCGCGGGAACTCGGGGGCGACTGCCGGAACAAACGCGGCTGTGGTGGCGGACATTGAGGTACGGGCCCTCCGGCCGGGGTCACCCCGTAGGGGCTCTGGTGCGTCACGGACGGGGCCCCACACTAACGGCTGACATGTCGACGGTCCGCAGCCTGTGGACAACCCAGAGACGGCGGACCGTTCGTTACGTACTCACTTGGCACGGTTGTACCGTTTGGCCGGACGAGCGGGCGGCCGGTCGGACGGTGGTTCAGACGGCGGCCTTCTTGAGCCGCCGGCGTTCGCGCTCGGAAAGTCCGCCCCAGATTCCGAATCTCTCGTCGTTGTTCAGGGCGTATTCGAGACACTCGGAGCGGACCTCGCAGGCAAGGCATACCTTCTTTGCCTCCCGGGTGGAGCCGCCCTTCTCGGGGAAGAAGGACTCGGGATCGGTCTGTGCGCACAACGCGCGCTCCTGCCAGCCGAGTTCCTCGTCCGCGTCCTCGACCAGCAGTTGTTCGAACAGCTCGGTCATGTGCGCCCCTCGTCTGTCTTTTTGCGTCCCCGTGATGTTGCCGCGATCGATTTCGGCCGAACGACACGAGTGAAATTACAAGTGTGTAGCTCCGGGCCAGTCAAGCCGGGATCTGCTATTGGGCCCGGTATTCACTCTGCGGAACCAAGGCTATGCGGAAAGTGTTCAAATCACCAAAAAGGTGACACATGCCAGCGGCCTGCTCCGCGCCCCGCCCCCTCGGAGAGGAAGACGCCGCAGACATCGATCTTGTTTCGATCGAGCCCCCGAAGCGATCCGGATCACAGTCCGATCACTTCGGGCCACGGTGACGTTTACAAGCGGAGTTGCTGCCGCATGTCTCCGGACCCTCTGCTGCACAAACCTTTCTCCGTCCCCAGTTACCGGAAAAGGTGAAACATTGCCGCCAAATCGGTCATTGGGTTGACAGCGGACGAGCGGACCAGTCACCTTTGGTCTCATGCCAGCGACCACAGCGCCCCTTGCGACCCGCCACCGCGGGTTCCGCAGCGCTGTCCAGACGCGCTGTTGCTGTTGCTGTTCCAGCTGTTGATGCCTTCGAGCTCCGGCTTCTCGCACCCTGCGTCACCTTTCCGTTCTGCGACACCCCATGCACTTCTGCTGAGGAACCCCCGCACCCATGAACAGCGACAGCGACCTCCAGATCGCCGGCGACATCCTCGCCGTACAGCACCTGCTCCAGCCCGCCCGTGAGCACCCGGTCACCGTGGCCGAGTTCGCGGGTCTCGCCCGCTCCATCGCCGCCGACCGCGCCCAGTGGGAGCACCTCGTCGAGTACGACGCCACCTCCCGCTGGTACCACCGGCTGCGCACCGGCCCCGGCTACGAGGTGTGGCTGCTCAGCTGGGTCCCCGGCCAGGGCAGCGGCCTGCACGACCACGGCCCCTCCTCCGGCGTGCTCACCGTCCTCCAGGGTGAGCTGACCGAACGGACCGAGCGCGGCGAGCGGTCGCTGGCGGCGGGCTCCCAGCGGGTCTTCGCACCGGGTTACGCGCACGAGGTCGTCAACGACGCCCTCGAACCTGCCGTGAGCCTGCACGTCTACTACCCGGGCCTGACCGAGATGCCGATGCACACGGCCGCCAACTGCACGACGGAGACGGTGCCCGTCTGACGCCTCCAGGGGACCTGCGAGGATGGCGGCATGCGCATTGTGGTTCTGGCCGGCGGTATCGGCGGCGC
This genomic interval carries:
- a CDS encoding SIS domain-containing protein, which gives rise to MLDESLLDAPDALARADRRGLLRGAAEAGARVRAAARHADEAGIAGLSPEGRPRAVLVAGPGTAALGVADLVGALAGASAPVIPLRPTGVAHAAGALRWALPGWAGSVDLLLLVTTDGSEPGLAVLAEQAYRRGCTVVAVAPRRSPLAEAVDGVHGLVVPMATAPYEEAYEEAQAAAPGALWALFTPLLVLLDRVGLLDAPPETLAKVADRLDSTAERCGPAVATYSNPAKTLAADLADSLPLIWTEGAGAAPAGRRFAAVLAEIAGLPALSAELPEALPAHGVLLAGDFAAGADPDDFFRDRVDDPQALRARVVLLRDRPAGGLSAAPAARELALSHDTPVSELEPEDGSEIESIAELLAITDFAAVYLAIAASGDHPV
- a CDS encoding Trm112 family protein; translated protein: MPLEAGLLEILACPACHAPLDDRTAADTPELICTGKGCGLAYPVRDGIPVLLVDEARRPA
- a CDS encoding phosphomannomutase/phosphoglucomutase; this encodes MAADLSQIVKAYDVRGVVPDQWDESLAELFGAAFVEVTAADAVVVGHDMRPSSPGLSGAFARGAAARGADVTLIGLCSTDQLYFASGHLGLPGAMFTASHNPAQYNGIKMCRAGAAPVGQDTGLAEIRELVETWSEQGAPAPAATPGSVTERDTLTDYAAHLLSLVDLSGMRRLKVVVDAGNGMGGHTVPTVFESLPLTLVPMYFELDGTFPNHEANPLDPANIVDLQARVRAEGADLGLAFDGDADRCFVVDERGEGVSPSAITALVASRELAKHSGGTVIHNLITSWSVPEVVRENGGTPVRTRVGHSFIKEEMARTGAIFGGEHSAHYYFRDFWNADTGMLAALHVLAALGSQEGTLSDLVAQYDRYAASGEINSKVADQAGSAAAVKAAFATREGVEADELDGLTVTAADWWFNLRASNTEPLLRLNVEARDEATMAKIRDEVLALVRA
- a CDS encoding DUF3499 domain-containing protein → MESRRSPLKSAVPSNVVSPVRRCSRTACGRPAVATLTYVYADSTAVLGPLATYAEPHCYDLCAEHSERLTAPRGWEVVRLTDGSAPARPSGDDLEALANAVREAARPQGRTAEAGGPGGRRSADPMEVARRGHLRVLRSPDS
- a CDS encoding metallopeptidase family protein — encoded protein: MDSPVPPRPAEPRPRRRDRHGRGMRGPVAPPQVPLSASRAETFRDLVQDSVERLERRWPQLADVDFMVLEVPVTPDESVPLGSAVPAAKDRPARIMIYRRPVEIRTKSRDERALLVHEVVVEQVAELLGLAPESVDPRYGQD
- a CDS encoding DUF5719 family protein is translated as MKRTTISLIAVTTALAAVTGFASLTAPDGEGAPAAEAPVRLPVERSSLLCPAPSNSDLAETQYTSFTPAAKSGAGQGSVDEGTDEDSAELRLSAAALADKDKAKDEKAKDEKGKDEDDAKKPASDKPFLALKEPGKPVSAEESGGQAPALVGTATGSLAPGWTTQQTTMVSAGSGRGLLGVSCTAPDTDFWFPGASLADKRQDYVHLTNPDEATAVVDVELYGKDGVLKSTVAEGIPVPGGAGLPVLLSTLTGDPAEDVTVHVTTRTGRVGAVVRSVEENTGSDWLTASADPSGTTVLPGIPADATSVQLVAFAPGDDDAELKLQLAGATGTITPAGHETLHVKSGMTASVDLKDVTRGEAGSLILSPAEGGTATPVVAALRVTRGKGDEKEIAFLPAAAPVGERATVADNRAKGTRLSLTAAGKDAKVKVTASAGTEGGTPVVKEYTVKAGTTTAVPAPVPAGLKGSYALTVETVSGGPVHASRMLEIPEDGIPMFTVQTLPDDRGTVAVPEAEQDLSVLDD
- a CDS encoding glycosyltransferase family 2 protein, whose product is MSATTAAFVPAVAPEFPRHVVTAVLVSHDGARWLPDALAGLTSQERPVQNVVAADTGSADESAGLLTDALGADRVLHLARRTGFGTAVEEAVRTVGVLTTEDLPYLKRPSGWDPVSRTWRDDAYDMPELPHGEPVQWLWLLHDDCAPEPDALAELLRVADSDAYAAIVGPKLRGWYDRRQLLETGVSIANSGRRWTGLDRREQDQGQHDQVRSVLSVSSAGMLIRRDVFEELGGFDRRLPLMRDDVDLCWRAHSAGHRVLIAPDAVLRHAEAAARERRTVDCAGRSVASPHRVDKAGAVYTLLTNTRGIALPYVLLRIVFGTLLRTLAYLVGKVPGQAVDEVMGLFGVLLRPERILAGRRRRSGRSVESGELRPLFPPPGATVRATIEQVVSNFGGSDADSGGSRHGAAESGPGGDDADFLEIEQFARLKKIARKPGPLLFAVLLVVSLVACRGLFAGGALAGGALLPAPADISDLWGRYADGWHPIGTGGTQTAPPYLAVLAVLSALFLGSTGLALTVLLVCSVPLAGLTAYFASRPIVESRLLRAWASVAYAFLPAATGALATGRLGTAVLAVVLPLIARAAVAAHGLRLQGGGRGSWRATWAYALLLTFAMAFTPVVWPIAVILGIAVLVLRRGDITAYGLRFVAAVGTPVLVLAPWSLSLLTDPTAFFREAGVDYDGGAASAVDLLGISPGGPGTVGGILMIGIVLAALGALLREERQFAIRSAWAVALVGLVLAALVNGSGDGGTGWAGPATLVYGIALLAAAVLGAEGGRSRVAAQSFGWRQPVAALVALAAGLAPAIAAVNWMVSGAGGPLERRDPVQVPAFVAEESDTQDQPRTLVLGGTSSAKVSYTLVRGSGSRLGDAELTEAADSDSRLDKIVANLVAGSGADQTSQLSGYAIRYVLVRDGAPRETRNVLDATPGLSRLSQLDGSALWRVDRQVARATIVSGKEEPLPVASDAVEARAEIPVGGSGRILRIADRADEGWQATLDGQPLKKTTVDGWAQGFELPAEGGRLELTHEAPATHTAWIWIQAFLALVLVVLALPGRRREIDDDLPDEPVAVPDQPVSGEGRRARRLRAQAESEAATEAEGPVNEPVQPEPVPGPQEAEQPAPYATTVPQQQGEWDAQTYTDAGYGTSYGRQDWYQYGDGQGYPEGQQYADGQQYADGQQYGDGQYQQPYQAGAYGDGQYQQQDGQYPQEGQYDPYYGDPNGGPYPEPPAQAPGTTRGESE
- a CDS encoding WhiB family transcriptional regulator, which encodes MTELFEQLLVEDADEELGWQERALCAQTDPESFFPEKGGSTREAKKVCLACEVRSECLEYALNNDERFGIWGGLSERERRRLKKAAV
- a CDS encoding cysteine dioxygenase, whose amino-acid sequence is MNSDSDLQIAGDILAVQHLLQPAREHPVTVAEFAGLARSIAADRAQWEHLVEYDATSRWYHRLRTGPGYEVWLLSWVPGQGSGLHDHGPSSGVLTVLQGELTERTERGERSLAAGSQRVFAPGYAHEVVNDALEPAVSLHVYYPGLTEMPMHTAANCTTETVPV